The genomic segment TCGATTTGTTCTTGCGCGCGGAGATCTCGCGGCGAATGAGAGCATCGAGATCTTTCGATGATTCGATGGTCTCGATTTCCTGAAGGACGGCGGCGGCTTCCGTGCTCATATCACCGCGGATTCTGCGATAGTCGTCGTCGGAGAGCTTGCCGCACTTATA from the Terriglobia bacterium genome contains:
- a CDS encoding zinc-ribbon domain-containing protein, with amino-acid sequence YKCGKLSDDDYRRIRGDMSTEAAAVLQEIETIESSKDLDALIRREISARKNKSKSGTQTSACSSCGAANPPVNKFCADCGAKLNY